Proteins encoded within one genomic window of Ottowia sp. SB7-C50:
- a CDS encoding helix-turn-helix transcriptional regulator: MSTELQERPLADPAPAEPPRHPFLVALGERVRNLRARRGMTRKAVAQVADVSERHLANLEYGTGNASILVLLQVAQALHCELSELLGDVTTSSPEWLMIRELLEHRNEADLRRARQHLSELFHAPGTADRARTTRIALIGLRGAGKSSLGQRLAQDLGYAFIELSREIEQFAGCSINEIHNLYGTNAYRRYERRALEEAIQIYPEVVIATPGGLVADAANFNLLLQHCYTIWLQADPADHMGRVAAQGDMRPMAASPEAMEDLKRILAGRSAFYAKADLRFNTSDYGGEDAAFQALRLDVRSVIGVKT, translated from the coding sequence ATGAGCACTGAACTTCAAGAACGACCGCTGGCAGACCCCGCACCGGCGGAGCCGCCGCGCCACCCTTTCCTTGTCGCGCTGGGCGAGCGTGTGCGCAACCTGCGCGCGCGCCGCGGCATGACGCGCAAGGCCGTGGCGCAGGTGGCGGATGTATCGGAGCGGCACCTGGCCAACCTCGAATACGGCACCGGCAACGCCTCCATCCTGGTGCTGTTGCAGGTGGCGCAGGCGCTGCATTGCGAATTGAGCGAACTGCTGGGCGATGTGACGACCTCGTCACCCGAGTGGCTGATGATCCGCGAGTTGCTGGAGCATCGCAACGAGGCCGATCTGCGCCGCGCGCGCCAACACCTGAGCGAGTTGTTCCACGCCCCCGGCACGGCCGACCGCGCCCGCACCACGCGCATCGCGCTGATCGGCCTGCGCGGCGCGGGCAAGTCGTCGCTGGGGCAGCGGCTGGCTCAGGACCTGGGCTACGCCTTCATCGAGCTGAGCCGCGAAATCGAGCAGTTCGCCGGCTGTAGCATCAACGAAATCCACAACCTGTACGGCACCAACGCCTACCGCCGCTACGAGCGTCGCGCGCTGGAAGAAGCCATCCAGATCTACCCCGAAGTGGTGATCGCCACGCCGGGCGGCCTGGTGGCCGATGCGGCCAACTTCAACCTGCTGCTGCAGCATTGCTACACCATCTGGCTGCAGGCCGACCCGGCCGACCACATGGGCCGCGTGGCGGCGCAGGGCGACATGCGGCCCATGGCCGCCAGCCCTGAGGCCATGGAAGATCTCAAGCGCATCCTGGCCGGCCGCTCGGCCTTCTACGCCAAGGCCGACCTGCGCTTCAATACCAGCGATTACGGCGGCGAGGACGCAGCCTTTCAGGCGCTGCGCCTGGACGTGCGCAGCGTGATTGGTGTCAAAACGTAA
- a CDS encoding benzoate-CoA ligase family protein, translating to MTPEVAPPPERFNIAEHLLAQNAGRPDKPAFIDEQGAVSYGQLAERTRRLASALKSLYLRREERVLVLMHDSTDWPVAFLGSLYAGLVPVAVNTLLTADDYAYMLEHSRAQAVLVSGALLPTLTAAMVKSDHEVQKVIVSRPLAPLHPSEVEFEAFLAAHAPADKPASTGADDPAFWLYSSGSTGRPKGTVHSHANPYWTCELYAKRVLGLTESDVCFSAAKLFFAYGLGNGLTFPMSVGATTLLMGERPTPEATFKRWTGQVGGLKPTVFYGAPTGFAGMLAHPALPARGDVAMRLVSSAGEALPAELGERFKAHFGTDIVDGIGSTEMLHIFLSNLPGKVRYGTTGWPVPGYTIELRGDDGGPVPDGEPGDLYIQGPSAAMMYWGNRTKTRETFQGGWTKSGDKYVRNEDGSYTYGGRSDDMLKVSGIYVSPFEVEATLVQHPAVLEAAVIGKEDADGLTKTKAFVILKPGAATTEEDLKAFVKDRLAPYKYPRFIEFVDDLPKTATGKIQRFKLRELG from the coding sequence ATGACCCCTGAAGTCGCCCCGCCGCCCGAGCGCTTCAACATCGCCGAACACCTGCTGGCGCAGAACGCCGGCCGCCCCGACAAACCCGCCTTCATCGACGAACAAGGCGCCGTCAGCTACGGCCAGCTGGCCGAGCGCACGCGCCGCCTGGCGTCGGCGCTCAAAAGCCTGTACCTGCGCCGCGAAGAGCGCGTGCTGGTGCTGATGCACGACAGCACCGACTGGCCCGTGGCCTTTCTGGGCAGCCTGTACGCCGGCCTGGTGCCGGTGGCCGTCAACACGCTGCTCACGGCCGACGACTACGCCTACATGCTGGAGCATTCGCGGGCGCAGGCCGTGCTGGTGTCGGGCGCGCTGCTGCCCACGCTGACGGCGGCGATGGTCAAGAGCGATCATGAAGTGCAAAAGGTGATCGTCTCGCGCCCGCTGGCGCCGCTGCATCCGTCCGAGGTGGAATTCGAGGCCTTCCTGGCCGCCCACGCCCCGGCCGACAAGCCCGCGTCCACGGGCGCCGATGACCCGGCCTTCTGGCTGTATTCCAGCGGCTCTACCGGCCGCCCCAAGGGCACGGTGCATTCGCACGCCAACCCCTACTGGACCTGCGAGCTGTACGCCAAGCGCGTGCTGGGCCTGACCGAAAGCGACGTGTGCTTTTCAGCCGCCAAGCTGTTCTTCGCCTATGGCCTGGGCAACGGCTTGACCTTCCCCATGAGCGTGGGTGCCACCACGCTGCTGATGGGCGAGCGGCCCACGCCCGAGGCCACCTTCAAGCGCTGGACCGGCCAGGTCGGCGGCTTGAAGCCCACCGTGTTCTACGGCGCGCCCACCGGCTTTGCCGGCATGCTGGCCCACCCGGCGCTGCCCGCGCGGGGCGACGTGGCCATGCGACTGGTGTCATCGGCGGGCGAGGCGCTTCCGGCCGAGTTGGGCGAGCGCTTCAAGGCGCATTTCGGCACCGACATCGTCGATGGCATCGGCTCCACCGAGATGCTGCACATCTTTCTGTCCAACCTGCCCGGCAAGGTGCGCTACGGCACCACCGGCTGGCCGGTGCCGGGCTACACCATCGAGTTGCGCGGCGACGACGGCGGCCCCGTGCCGGACGGCGAGCCGGGCGACCTTTACATCCAGGGCCCCAGCGCCGCCATGATGTACTGGGGCAACCGCACCAAGACACGCGAAACCTTCCAGGGCGGCTGGACCAAGTCCGGCGACAAGTACGTGCGCAACGAAGACGGCAGCTATACCTACGGCGGCCGCAGCGACGACATGCTGAAGGTCAGCGGCATCTATGTTTCGCCGTTTGAGGTCGAGGCCACGCTGGTGCAGCACCCGGCGGTGCTGGAGGCCGCCGTCATTGGCAAGGAAGACGCCGATGGCCTGACCAAGACCAAGGCGTTCGTGATCCTCAAGCCCGGCGCCGCCACCACCGAGGAAGACCTGAAGGCCTTCGTCAAGGACCGCCTGGCGCCCTACAAGTACCCCCGCTTCATCGAGTTCGTGGACGATCTGCCCAAGACGGCGACCGGCAAGATCCAGCGTTTCAAGCTGCGCGAATTGGGCTAG